TCCGCTGATCGCCCGCATCATCGAGGTGGTGCCGGTCGTCTCGCAGACAGGGCAGGCACTGATCACCGGAGGGCCGCAGCCGTGACCTTCGCGCTGACGATGAGCGCCACCGATCTGCTTCTCATGCTGCCGGAGCTGTTTCTCACCCTCTGGCTCTGTGTGATCCTCGCGATCGATTTCTCGCTGCCGCGCTTCTCGAAGCGGACCCTCGCCTATCTAAGCGTGCTCGGGCTGGTAGCGGTACTGGGGAACCTCGTCTGGTTCGACCGTGCCGGTATCACCGGCACGCTGTTCAACCACATGTTCGTCGTGGACCGGCTGGCGATCTTCTTCAAGATGTTTGTCGTCGCTGCGACGATCCTTGTGATCCTGGCGTCCGTCGACTACGTGAAGCGCTTCAAGTTTTTCAAAGGTGAGTATTACTTCCTCGTGCTGATGTCAGCCCTGGGGATGATGTTCATGGCCTCGGCCAACGACCTGCTGTCCATTTTCATCACCCTGGAGTTCTCGACCTTTGGCTTCTACGTGCTCGTTGCCTACCTGCGCGACAATCCGGCGTCCAACGAAGCGGGGCTGAAGTTTTTCATTCTGGGCGTCTTCGCGGCGGGGCTGCTGGCCTACGGCATCAGTCTCGTCTACGGCGAGACGGGCAAGATCGTGCTCTCTGATCTTGCCGCTGCGCCAGCCACGACGAGCCTCGTCATCGGCTGGGTGCTGATCTTCGCGGCGCTGGGGTTCAAAATCGGTGCGGCGCCGTTCCATTCCTGGATTCCGGACACGTACCATGGCGCGCCCACGCCGGTGACGGCGTTGCTGTCCATCGCGCCCAAGGGCGCGGCTTTCGCGATTCTGCTGCGGATGTTCTTCATCTCGCTGGCGTCGTTCAAGCCGCAGTGGGTGTTGCTGCTGGTGCTGGCATCTATCCTCTCAATGACCTACGGCAACATCGTGGCCATCGCGCAGAAGAACATTAAGCGGCTGCTGGCCTATTCGGGCATCGCGCAGATTGGCAACGTGCTAATCGGCCTCGCGGCCGGCACCAAGATGGGCGGCGACGCAATCCTATTCTACCTGCTGACCTATCTGTTCGCGAACCTCGGCGCGTTTGCCGTCGTCATTGCCGTCGGGAATTCGATCAACAGCGATGAGATCGAGGATTACAACGGCCTGGGCCGCCGGTCGCCGTTCCTTGCCTTCGCCATGCTGGTATTTCTGCTGTCGCTGGCCGGTGTGCCGCCGCTCGCGGGCTTCATCGGCAAGCTCTACATCTTCGTCGCCGCGATCAAAGAGGGACTTTACACGCTGCTGGTTGTTGGCCTCGTCAACGTCGTCATTTCAATGTACTACTATCTTGTGGTGGTGAAGAAGATGTACATCAATGAGCCGGTGGACAGTTCGCCGCTGACTGTGTCCGCACCCATGCGGGCGGTGATCTATGCGGGGTTAGCCGGCACGCTGATCTTGGGCGTCTACCCGCAGCCGGTGATTGATTGGGTTGTCTCTGCCACGCTGATGTTCTCGAAAATCGTCTCCCCGCATGCCGCTCTCAGCGCACCTGTCATTGGTGGCTGACCTAGGCTGTTGACCAAGCTCCCCGACAGCGTTCGTGCTTGCTCAGGCCCTCCCCGAACCGAAGGGCATACGCCTCAGGCCTTTGCTTGCGATCGCCTTCCCGGAAGTTTTTAAACAGTCCAAAAAGAGAAGATTGGAAGACTTCCTCTGCTTTTTCAAGAACTTAAACGCCTGCAAAAGAACTGATTTTCCCCTCTGTTCGCGGGCGTTCTATCAAGGTAAAATCCACCAGTTTACGAAATCCTTGTACGGGAGGTACCCATGGCGGAGTCGATCAGGCTGGCACAATACTTCAAGATGGCGGTGCCGAACAAACCGGGGGAGGCAGTGGCGCGGCTCGATACGGTCAAGGGGGCTGGCGTAAACCTGCTCGCGTTCTCGGGGTTCCCGCGCGGCGGCAAGGCGCAGTTGGATTTCGTGCCTGAGGACCCAGCGCGATTTCAGGCCGTGGCCAAATACCACAAGTGGAAGCTGCAGGGGCCGAAGGCCTGTTTTGTGGTGCAAGGGGATGATCGGGTTGGCGCGGTAGCCGACATGCTGGAACGTCTGGTGGATGCCAAGATCAATGTGACAGCGGCGGATGCCGTCAATGCCGGCAAGGGCCGCTTCGCCGTGCTGATTTTCGTGAAGCCGGGCTCGGTCAAGAAAGCGGCGGCGGCGCTGGGGGTGTCTGAACCACATTCATGAAATGATTTCTACCCGGACCCATCATCTGTGCGTGCGCCATGACCACTCCGACTGTTGCCGCAGAAAAGTCTGCGCTCGTCGGGAACGGGTCTAGGCGGGGAGCCAGGCGTGTCGAGGCCGTTGATTTTGAAAGTGGACGGCACGGGGATTTTCGCCAACAGCCCACTCACCTGGAAACTGCCGGGCGGCAACAGCAGCTATGGGACGGCGGAGGGCAGCGAGCTGCTCGGCACGCCCATGCTGCAGTGTGCTCCTAGCCAGCAGCAGCGAATCCCCTACGACACGCCGCTTAATCCGAAAGACCGCAGCTTCGACGGCCCAGCGGGCATTTTGACGGTACGAATTAGCAGCGACAGGAACAGGTGCTAACAGATGAAGGTTCTGTTGCTCGCAGCACTCCTTTTTCTGCCGGCCCATGCCTGGGCGCAGGCACCGGCATGGGACAAACTGGCCGACGGGCTCGACGTCACGGTCTGGACACCGGGCAAGCCCTGCGCACAGGTGCCGCCGCTCTATCTGCTGAAGATCGATCCGGAGCGGTTCCGATTCGCCGTCTATCAATTCCATCACGAACGGCTCAACGGGCCGCTGACGCTGCCCGAATGGCAGCAGCGCACGAAGGCGGTCGCCCTATTCAACGCAGGCCTCTTTCTCGAGAATTTCTCCTATATGGGGCTGCTCTACAGCGGTGGCCAGTCGGCGGGAAGCGCGAAGCATGCGCAGTGGCAGGGCCTCTTCGTGGCCGAGCCGTTTGCGCCGATGGGAAAGAAGGCGCGAGTCCTCGACCTGCAGGCTGAGGCGTTCGATCCCGGGCGGCCGGCTTATCAGGAGGCGGCGCAGGCGCTGATGTTGCTGGACCGGCAGGGCAAGCCGCGGGTGCGGCAGTCCGGCAAGGCGGCGCAGCAGACGGTCGTGGCGGAGGATCGCGCCGGCCGCATACTCGTGATCATGTCGAATGGCGAGATCCCGCTCTGGGAACTCGCCGTGTGTCTGCGGGACGGTTTTCGTGACGTGACGCACGCGATGGCCATGGACGGTGGGGCTTCGTCGGATGTGCTGATCAGTTCAACGCTCTCGGGCCCGCGCACCGACGCCGCCTGGTCTCCGCTGGTGGATGGCAAGGGGCTCAGTCACACGCCCTTACCCGCGGTGATCGGGATCTTTCCGAGGCAGTGAGGGTTAGCGGCCGGCTGGTTGCGTCGCGTAACCGGCCTCGACCCACGCGTTCATACTGCCGCTGACGTTGTAGACATGCTTGTACCCGAGGTCGGCCAGAGTTTCCGCAGCGATGTTGCTCCGGTGGCCGGACTGGCAGTAGACGACGATGTGGTCGTTGGTCTGTGCCCCGATTTCGCGGTGGCGGGTCCGCATCTGGGAAAACTCGATATTGCGGTCGGTACCCGGAATGACGCCGCCGATATGTTCCTTAGCCGAGCGCACGTCAATGAGAAAGAAACCCTTGTTGAGATGATCCGGCGCTTTTTCAAGCGCGGCTTTCAGCTTTTCTACAGAGATGAGGTACGAATGATAGGCCAGCGCCTGCGGCAATGCCGCCAACATCACCAGCGCCATCAGTGCGAACGCGAGCCGTGTACTTCTCATGAAACCTCCATGGACGGAAGGAGTCTCCATGATACGAGGGGGTTCCCTGACTGGTCAAGTCTGGCCCTGGCGGGGCTGTTGCTGCTGGCTGGCTGCGCCGAGGGCGTGAAGTTCGTTCAGGAGACCGAGACGGGTGGGATTGTTGTCTATCCTTATAAAGGAGACAGCGCGCTCCTCTCGAGCTTTCGGGGGGACGCACTCAAGATGATCCGGGACAAATGTCCGAAAGGTTACAACGTGCTGAAGGAAGGAGAGACGAAGGGCCTTCGGCGAATTCAGGACAATGTCGGCGGCTCAGAGGAAATCACGCTGAACCGTTGGGCGATCAAGTTTTCCTGCAAGTAACGGCTGTGGCTAGAAAGCCTGCTGGAGATCCTTGATCGTCAGCAGGCTGATGAGCGTTACGCCGAGGTCTTCTACCTTCTTGCGACCCTCCTGTTCTTGACGATCCACGAGCACGAGCGCATGCGTGACGGTCAGCCCGGCGTGGCGGGCGGCTTCCACGGCCTTGATCACCGAGCCCCCGCTTGTTAGCACATCGTCCACGACGACGGCCTTGTCACCACGCTGCGCCGCGCCTTCAAGCAGCTTGCCCGTCCCGTGATCCTTGGCCTGCTTGCGGACGACAAACGTTCGCCAGTCCTTCTTGTTGCGATGAGCTTCATCCGAAATAGCCGTGGCGATCGAGATGGCCCCGATTTCCAATCCGCCGATACAGTCCACCGGCAGGCCTTGCAGGGCTTCAAACGCCAGTTGAGCTACGAATGCACGCGGACCCGGATGGGCCATCAGCACCCGGCAGTCCACGTAGAACGGGCTCACGGCGCCGGAGGCCAGCGTGAAGCCTTTGTCCTTGTCCCACTTGAATGACTGGGTAGTCAGAAATGATTTGGCGAGGTCGGATTTGAGTGACATTGGTGCGCAGTATAAATGGGGGAACGGGCGCAAGTCATCCCCGATTTTGAACCATTGTTTCCTTGACCGGTTCATACGCGG
The sequence above is a segment of the Nitrospira sp. genome. Coding sequences within it:
- a CDS encoding rhodanese-like domain-containing protein, with the translated sequence METPSVHGGFMRSTRLAFALMALVMLAALPQALAYHSYLISVEKLKAALEKAPDHLNKGFFLIDVRSAKEHIGGVIPGTDRNIEFSQMRTRHREIGAQTNDHIVVYCQSGHRSNIAAETLADLGYKHVYNVSGSMNAWVEAGYATQPAGR
- a CDS encoding NADH-quinone oxidoreductase subunit N: MTFALTMSATDLLLMLPELFLTLWLCVILAIDFSLPRFSKRTLAYLSVLGLVAVLGNLVWFDRAGITGTLFNHMFVVDRLAIFFKMFVVAATILVILASVDYVKRFKFFKGEYYFLVLMSALGMMFMASANDLLSIFITLEFSTFGFYVLVAYLRDNPASNEAGLKFFILGVFAAGLLAYGISLVYGETGKIVLSDLAAAPATTSLVIGWVLIFAALGFKIGAAPFHSWIPDTYHGAPTPVTALLSIAPKGAAFAILLRMFFISLASFKPQWVLLLVLASILSMTYGNIVAIAQKNIKRLLAYSGIAQIGNVLIGLAAGTKMGGDAILFYLLTYLFANLGAFAVVIAVGNSINSDEIEDYNGLGRRSPFLAFAMLVFLLSLAGVPPLAGFIGKLYIFVAAIKEGLYTLLVVGLVNVVISMYYYLVVVKKMYINEPVDSSPLTVSAPMRAVIYAGLAGTLILGVYPQPVIDWVVSATLMFSKIVSPHAALSAPVIGG
- a CDS encoding phosphodiester glycosidase family protein, which translates into the protein MKVLLLAALLFLPAHAWAQAPAWDKLADGLDVTVWTPGKPCAQVPPLYLLKIDPERFRFAVYQFHHERLNGPLTLPEWQQRTKAVALFNAGLFLENFSYMGLLYSGGQSAGSAKHAQWQGLFVAEPFAPMGKKARVLDLQAEAFDPGRPAYQEAAQALMLLDRQGKPRVRQSGKAAQQTVVAEDRAGRILVIMSNGEIPLWELAVCLRDGFRDVTHAMAMDGGASSDVLISSTLSGPRTDAAWSPLVDGKGLSHTPLPAVIGIFPRQ
- the pyrE gene encoding orotate phosphoribosyltransferase yields the protein MNRSRKQWFKIGDDLRPFPHLYCAPMSLKSDLAKSFLTTQSFKWDKDKGFTLASGAVSPFYVDCRVLMAHPGPRAFVAQLAFEALQGLPVDCIGGLEIGAISIATAISDEAHRNKKDWRTFVVRKQAKDHGTGKLLEGAAQRGDKAVVVDDVLTSGGSVIKAVEAARHAGLTVTHALVLVDRQEQEGRKKVEDLGVTLISLLTIKDLQQAF